The following proteins are encoded in a genomic region of Actinomadura sp. NAK00032:
- a CDS encoding TetR/AcrR family transcriptional regulator — MAAGEQHVSIWSVPERQGRGPRPAYSRVQITEAAIRIADADGLEAASMRRIAADLGTGAMSLYRYVPSRDDLLELMVDHALLEMDIPDRPSGDWRADLTLIAENTRAVWLRHPWLAGLHRPRPAMGPNRLRLLEFAFGALDVGIPIDQMFTLLEMLNGYVERVVRGEIEWMREMRQSGMTPERWMLQSAPYVQELLGTGRYPMFERIVMDARLPHMNAEEQFRYGLDRVLDCVGGVLPAP, encoded by the coding sequence GTGGCAGCCGGCGAGCAGCACGTCAGCATCTGGTCGGTCCCGGAGCGGCAGGGCCGCGGCCCGCGCCCCGCCTACAGCCGCGTCCAGATCACCGAGGCGGCGATCCGCATCGCCGACGCCGACGGGCTGGAGGCGGCCTCGATGCGCCGCATCGCCGCAGACCTCGGCACCGGCGCCATGTCGCTGTACCGGTACGTGCCCTCCCGCGACGACCTGCTGGAGCTGATGGTCGACCACGCGCTGCTGGAGATGGACATCCCCGACCGGCCCTCCGGCGACTGGCGCGCCGACCTGACGCTGATCGCCGAGAACACCCGGGCGGTGTGGCTGCGGCACCCCTGGCTGGCGGGGCTGCACCGCCCCCGTCCCGCCATGGGCCCCAACCGGCTGCGGCTGCTGGAGTTCGCCTTCGGGGCGCTGGACGTCGGCATCCCCATCGACCAGATGTTCACGCTCCTGGAGATGCTGAACGGCTACGTCGAGCGCGTCGTGCGCGGCGAGATCGAGTGGATGCGGGAGATGCGGCAGAGCGGGATGACCCCCGAGCGCTGGATGCTGCAGAGCGCCCCCTACGTCCAGGAGCTGCTGGGCACCGGCCGGTACCCGATGTTCGAGCGCATCGTCATGGACGCGCGGCTGCCCCACATGAACGCCGAGGAGCAGTTCCGCTACGGCCTGGACCGCGTCCTGGACTGCGTCGGCGGCGTCCTCCCCGCCCCCTGA
- the erm gene encoding ErmE/ErmH/ErmO/ErmR family 23S rRNA (adenine(2058)-N(6))-methyltransferase translates to MPPCACAVRPPARRGREPRTAAIPSRDRSTARGRARRELSQNFLADPGVIARYARLAAPGGLVVEAGAGDGRITAALAAHADRVIAYEIDPVHAARLRRRRLPGVECVTGDFLAARPPRGRFRLVGGIPYAATSAIVAWALDAPALEAATLITQREYARKRTGDYGRWSLLTVRTWPVFRWGLGERIPASRFRPVPRVDSAVLRLERRPRPLLPPGALEAYARCVELGFTGRGGSLYASLRPAYPRRRVDAAFRAAGLPRSAVVGHVHPERWIDLVRVLHGLA, encoded by the coding sequence GTGCCGCCGTGCGCGTGCGCGGTCCGTCCGCCGGCCCGCCGTGGCCGGGAGCCGAGGACGGCCGCCATCCCTTCCCGAGACCGATCCACCGCTCGCGGGCGCGCGCGCCGCGAGCTGTCCCAGAACTTCCTCGCCGACCCGGGCGTGATCGCCCGGTACGCCCGGCTGGCCGCGCCCGGCGGGCTGGTCGTGGAGGCCGGCGCCGGCGACGGCCGCATCACCGCCGCGCTCGCCGCGCACGCCGACCGGGTGATCGCCTACGAGATCGACCCGGTGCACGCGGCGCGGCTGCGGCGCCGGCGGCTGCCGGGCGTGGAGTGCGTGACCGGCGACTTCCTGGCCGCGCGGCCGCCGCGCGGCCGGTTCCGGCTGGTCGGCGGCATCCCGTACGCGGCGACGTCGGCGATCGTGGCGTGGGCGCTGGACGCGCCGGCGCTGGAGGCGGCGACGCTGATCACGCAGCGGGAGTACGCGCGCAAGCGCACCGGCGACTACGGGCGGTGGAGCCTGCTGACGGTGCGGACGTGGCCGGTGTTCCGGTGGGGGCTGGGCGAGCGGATCCCCGCGAGCCGGTTCCGGCCCGTCCCGCGGGTGGACTCGGCCGTGCTGCGCCTGGAGCGGCGGCCGCGGCCGCTGCTGCCGCCCGGGGCGCTGGAGGCGTACGCGCGGTGCGTGGAGCTGGGGTTCACCGGCCGGGGCGGCAGCCTGTACGCGTCGCTGCGGCCGGCGTACCCGCGGCGGCGGGTGGACGCGGCGTTCCGCGCGGCGGGGCTGCCCCGTAGTGCGGTCGTCGGGCACGTCCACCCGGAGCGGTGGATCGACCTCGTGCGCGTCCTGCACGGCCTGGCGTGA
- a CDS encoding alpha/beta hydrolase: MTGRDPEYLAFLRRRRAEPAGDGGAGGGESVQDARRAHAADLARSPRPPAGDVTDLAADGPAGPLPARLYRPAWDGPAPALVYLHGGGWVLGDVDSYDPVVRALAAASGVAWLSVGYRRPPEDPFPAALEDTVAAVRWTVRNAARLGLDPHRIGVAGDSAGGQLAAAAAGALRAAGPDRPALQVLLYPALDLREMPPPLPDPDGLAPPRDGVDRALRAYLRGTDRTRPDVSPLLDPDPAGLPPAVIATAEHDRLRPQAERHAARLRAAGVPVTLIAGTGLDHGFLGWGAFARRPAEAVAEIGAAVHRALTAVPDGPATA, encoded by the coding sequence GTGACGGGCCGCGATCCGGAGTACCTGGCGTTCCTGCGCCGCCGCCGCGCCGAACCCGCCGGCGACGGCGGCGCCGGCGGGGGAGAAAGCGTCCAGGACGCGCGCCGCGCGCACGCCGCCGACCTCGCCCGGTCCCCGCGCCCGCCCGCCGGCGACGTCACCGACCTGGCCGCCGACGGCCCCGCCGGGCCGCTGCCCGCCCGGCTCTACCGGCCCGCCTGGGACGGCCCCGCGCCCGCGCTGGTGTACCTGCACGGCGGCGGCTGGGTGCTCGGCGACGTCGACTCCTACGACCCGGTCGTGCGGGCCCTGGCCGCCGCCAGCGGCGTCGCGTGGCTGTCGGTCGGGTACCGGCGCCCGCCCGAGGACCCCTTCCCCGCCGCGCTCGAGGACACCGTCGCCGCCGTCCGCTGGACCGTCCGCAACGCCGCCCGCCTCGGCCTGGACCCGCACCGCATCGGCGTCGCCGGCGACAGCGCCGGCGGGCAGCTCGCCGCCGCGGCCGCCGGCGCCCTGCGCGCCGCCGGCCCCGACCGGCCCGCGCTGCAGGTACTGCTGTACCCGGCGCTGGACCTGCGCGAGATGCCGCCGCCGCTGCCCGACCCGGACGGCCTCGCCCCGCCCCGCGACGGCGTGGACCGGGCCCTGCGCGCCTACCTGCGCGGCACCGACCGCACCCGCCCCGACGTCTCCCCGCTCCTGGACCCCGACCCCGCCGGCCTGCCCCCGGCGGTCATCGCCACCGCCGAGCACGACCGGCTGCGCCCGCAGGCCGAGCGGCACGCCGCCCGGCTGCGCGCCGCCGGCGTCCCCGTCACCCTGATCGCCGGCACCGGCCTGGACCACGGCTTCCTCGGCTGGGGCGCGTTCGCGCGCCGCCCCGCCGAGGCCGTCGCGGAGATCGGCGCCGCCGTCCACCGCGCCCTCACCGCCGTTCCGGACGGCCCCGCGACCGCCTGA
- a CDS encoding DUF885 domain-containing protein: protein MTALDDLAGRYTDEFAALDPCRAAMMGIAGQDARLTDYGPEGAAARAELVRRTLAELARVPVEGEAGRVAAAVLRDRLEVEAALDEAGVREGFLDTIDGPVQRLRMAVELLDQGARTDWEAVRSRVAALPGALAGLRVSLEAACGRGRVAARRQVLRSAGECAEFPAYLEGLAARYGEGPLAGALGEAVRAASAALAEFAGFLTGVVAARAPERDALGADRYALGVREFLGTELDLAETYAWGWEELARIEAEMAVAAREILPGEPLPAVMAALDADPAYRVAGAEAFRGWIQELADRAIADLDGVHFDIPAPLRRIECRIPPVETGIYYLAPAEDLSRPGTVWWTVQDPAAEIVTWSVPTTMFHEGVPGHHLQLGVTVLNPRLNRFQRVSSEFHAGHCEGWGLYAERLMDELGYYADPAHRLGMLAGGQRFRAARVILDIGLHLGLPIPKGAGFHEGERWTPELGFEFLRSRKGPDPDSVVAFEIDRYLGCPGQAIAYKQGERVWLEAREAARRRAGAAFELKEFHRRALDLGPMGLDRLRAELAA, encoded by the coding sequence ATGACCGCACTGGATGACCTTGCCGGCCGGTACACCGACGAGTTCGCCGCGCTGGATCCGTGCCGCGCGGCGATGATGGGGATCGCGGGGCAGGACGCGCGGCTGACCGACTACGGGCCGGAGGGGGCGGCGGCGCGGGCGGAGCTGGTGCGGCGGACGCTGGCGGAGCTGGCGCGGGTGCCGGTGGAGGGGGAGGCGGGCCGGGTCGCGGCGGCGGTGCTGCGGGATCGGCTGGAGGTGGAGGCGGCGCTGGACGAGGCGGGGGTGCGGGAGGGGTTCCTGGACACCATCGACGGGCCCGTCCAGCGTTTGCGGATGGCGGTGGAGCTGCTGGATCAGGGGGCGCGGACCGATTGGGAGGCGGTGCGGTCGCGGGTGGCGGCGCTGCCGGGTGCGCTGGCGGGGCTGCGGGTGTCGCTGGAGGCGGCGTGCGGGCGGGGGCGGGTCGCGGCGCGGCGGCAGGTGCTGCGCAGCGCGGGGGAGTGCGCGGAGTTCCCGGCGTATCTGGAGGGTCTGGCGGCGCGGTACGGGGAGGGGCCGCTGGCGGGTGCGCTGGGGGAGGCGGTGCGGGCGGCGTCGGCGGCGCTGGCGGAGTTCGCGGGGTTCCTGACGGGGGTGGTGGCGGCGCGGGCGCCGGAGCGGGACGCGCTGGGCGCGGACCGGTACGCGCTGGGGGTGCGGGAGTTCCTGGGGACGGAGCTGGATCTGGCGGAGACGTACGCGTGGGGCTGGGAGGAGCTGGCGCGGATCGAGGCGGAGATGGCGGTGGCGGCGCGGGAGATCCTGCCGGGTGAGCCGCTGCCGGCGGTGATGGCGGCGCTGGACGCCGATCCGGCGTACCGGGTGGCGGGCGCGGAGGCGTTCCGGGGGTGGATCCAGGAGCTGGCGGACCGGGCGATCGCCGATCTGGACGGGGTGCATTTCGACATTCCGGCGCCGTTGCGGCGGATCGAGTGCCGGATCCCGCCGGTGGAGACGGGGATCTACTACCTGGCGCCGGCGGAGGACCTGTCGCGTCCGGGGACGGTGTGGTGGACGGTGCAGGATCCGGCGGCGGAGATCGTGACGTGGTCGGTGCCGACGACGATGTTCCACGAGGGGGTGCCGGGCCATCATCTGCAGTTGGGGGTGACGGTGCTGAACCCGCGGCTGAACCGGTTCCAGCGGGTGTCGAGCGAGTTCCACGCGGGGCATTGCGAGGGGTGGGGGCTGTACGCGGAGCGGTTGATGGACGAGCTGGGGTATTACGCGGATCCGGCGCACCGGCTGGGGATGCTGGCGGGCGGGCAGCGGTTCCGCGCGGCGCGGGTGATCTTGGACATCGGGTTGCATCTGGGGCTGCCGATCCCGAAGGGGGCGGGGTTCCATGAGGGGGAGCGGTGGACGCCGGAGCTGGGTTTTGAGTTCCTGCGGTCGCGCAAGGGCCCGGATCCCGATTCGGTGGTGGCGTTCGAGATCGACCGGTATCTGGGGTGCCCGGGGCAGGCGATCGCGTACAAGCAGGGGGAGCGGGTGTGGCTGGAGGCGCGTGAGGCGGCGCGGCGGCGGGCGGGTGCGGCGTTCGAGTTGAAGGAGTTCCACCGGCGGGCGCTGGATCTGGGGCCGATGGGCCTGGACCGGTTGCGGGCCGAGCTCGCGGCGTGA
- a CDS encoding LysE family translocator, producing the protein MVESLLAFAGAAVLIAMAPGPSTVVIMRESVRSGRRGGFAVVLGNEAGVLVWGAAAAVGLSALLVASRLAYEGLRVAGAVVLVWFGVRALWGARRGGPSGGRSGRVPEALDGAAGSDSDSDSDSGSGLSGWRCFRLGLVTNFANPKAGVFAVSFLPQFVPDGWPVGWTLVGFAVLWALIDLAWYAVVVWVVGAARRVLGRPVVRRRLEQVSGVVLVGLGVRLAVEAR; encoded by the coding sequence ATGGTGGAGAGTCTGCTGGCGTTCGCGGGTGCGGCGGTGCTGATCGCGATGGCGCCGGGGCCGAGCACGGTGGTGATCATGCGTGAGTCGGTGCGGTCGGGGCGCCGCGGGGGGTTCGCGGTGGTGCTGGGGAACGAGGCGGGTGTGCTGGTGTGGGGTGCGGCGGCCGCGGTGGGGTTGTCGGCGCTGCTGGTGGCGTCGCGTTTGGCGTATGAGGGGTTGCGGGTTGCGGGTGCGGTGGTGCTGGTGTGGTTCGGGGTGCGGGCGTTGTGGGGGGCGCGGCGGGGCGGGCCGTCGGGTGGGCGGTCGGGCAGGGTGCCGGAGGCATTGGACGGTGCGGCGGGTTCGGACTCGGACTCGGACTCGGACTCGGGTTCGGGGTTGTCGGGGTGGCGGTGTTTCCGGTTGGGGCTGGTGACGAACTTCGCCAATCCGAAGGCGGGGGTGTTCGCGGTGTCGTTCCTGCCGCAGTTCGTGCCGGACGGGTGGCCGGTGGGGTGGACGCTGGTGGGGTTCGCGGTGCTGTGGGCGCTGATCGACTTGGCGTGGTACGCGGTGGTGGTGTGGGTGGTGGGGGCGGCGCGGCGGGTGCTGGGGCGGCCGGTGGTGCGGCGGCGGTTGGAGCAGGTGTCGGGTGTGGTGCTGGTGGGTCTGGGGGTGCGGTTGGCGGTGGAGGCGCGGTGA